A genomic window from Fibrobacter sp. UWR3 includes:
- a CDS encoding substrate-binding domain-containing protein has translation MKKMALTVCAISLAVMGITAACNGNNEEKNAEAPAAKQMDISVIAREAGSGTRDAFTELVGTLIKQNGKKKDNTTKEAITIDGTQGVMSSVAGNEYAIGYISLGSLNGSVKALDIDGFAPTKENIKAAKYPIARPFNIATKGKMNDAVKDFVDFILSADGQAIIEGNGYIGVSDGKKFQAKKLKGKIVIAGSSSVSPVMEKLKEAYMALNPEMEIEIQTNDSSSGMLAAKEGTCDIGMASRNLKPSELEALTPQTIARDGIAVIVNKQNQISNISLAKLRDIYTGLIRKWNDVK, from the coding sequence ATGAAAAAAATGGCTTTAACCGTTTGTGCAATTAGTTTGGCCGTAATGGGTATTACCGCCGCTTGCAACGGGAACAACGAAGAAAAGAACGCCGAAGCCCCCGCCGCCAAACAAATGGATATTTCCGTCATCGCGCGAGAAGCAGGTTCCGGCACCCGGGACGCCTTTACCGAACTGGTGGGCACCCTTATCAAGCAGAACGGAAAGAAGAAGGACAATACCACCAAGGAAGCCATCACCATCGACGGCACCCAGGGTGTCATGAGCTCCGTAGCCGGTAACGAATACGCCATCGGCTACATTTCCCTAGGTTCCCTGAACGGTTCCGTGAAGGCCCTGGATATTGACGGATTCGCCCCCACCAAGGAAAACATCAAGGCCGCCAAGTACCCCATCGCCCGTCCCTTCAACATCGCCACCAAGGGCAAGATGAACGACGCCGTAAAGGACTTCGTGGACTTTATCCTGAGTGCCGATGGCCAGGCCATTATCGAAGGCAACGGCTATATCGGAGTTTCCGACGGCAAAAAGTTCCAGGCCAAAAAACTGAAGGGCAAGATCGTCATCGCCGGTTCTTCCAGCGTGTCCCCGGTCATGGAAAAGCTCAAGGAGGCCTACATGGCCCTGAATCCGGAAATGGAAATCGAAATCCAGACCAACGATTCCTCTTCGGGAATGCTGGCCGCCAAGGAAGGGACCTGCGATATCGGTATGGCTAGCCGCAACCTGAAACCCAGCGAACTGGAAGCCCTGACTCCCCAGACCATCGCCCGGGACGGCATCGCCGTGATTGTCAACAAGCAGAACCAGATTTCCAACATTTCCCTTGCAAAGCTGCGGGATATCTACACCGGCCTCATCCGCAAGTGGAACGATGTAAAGTAA
- the pstC gene encoding phosphate ABC transporter permease subunit PstC — MKLSLSNPFKERAASTIFLVSALASILFVALICVFLFANGVPAILKIGVPDFLFGKEWAPTDEPAVYGIFPMILGSLYVTLGALAIGVSVGLLSAIFLARFCSERLHRTLKPAVELLAGIPSVIYGFFGLVVIVPFVRQHFGGSGFSILTASILLGIMILPTIISVSEAALRAVPNSYYEGSLALGATHERSVFFTVLPAATSGIVAGIILGFGRAIGETMAVILVAGNQARMPDGILGGIRTLTANIVLEMGYATDLHRESLIATGVVLFIFILIINLLFSILKKRVIK; from the coding sequence ATGAAACTCAGTTTATCCAATCCATTTAAGGAACGGGCCGCATCCACCATCTTCCTGGTCTCTGCGCTGGCAAGCATTCTGTTTGTGGCCCTGATCTGCGTGTTTCTTTTTGCAAATGGTGTCCCCGCCATTCTAAAGATAGGCGTTCCGGACTTTTTGTTCGGAAAGGAATGGGCCCCCACGGACGAGCCTGCGGTCTACGGGATTTTTCCCATGATTCTCGGCAGCCTCTACGTGACACTGGGGGCCCTAGCCATCGGTGTCTCGGTGGGGCTCCTGTCGGCCATATTCCTGGCCCGGTTCTGCTCCGAAAGGCTTCACAGGACCCTGAAACCCGCCGTGGAACTCCTGGCCGGCATTCCCTCGGTAATCTACGGCTTCTTTGGCCTGGTGGTTATCGTGCCCTTTGTGCGGCAGCACTTTGGCGGGAGCGGTTTCAGCATCTTGACGGCCTCGATCCTGCTTGGAATCATGATTTTACCGACCATCATTTCCGTTTCCGAAGCCGCCCTGCGGGCGGTCCCCAACAGCTACTACGAAGGTTCCCTGGCTCTCGGGGCCACCCACGAAAGGAGCGTGTTCTTCACGGTACTTCCGGCGGCCACGTCGGGAATCGTGGCGGGCATTATCCTGGGCTTTGGCAGGGCTATTGGCGAAACCATGGCGGTGATTCTCGTGGCCGGTAACCAGGCCCGAATGCCCGACGGTATTCTCGGGGGTATCAGAACCTTGACCGCCAACATCGTGCTGGAAATGGGTTATGCCACGGACCTGCACCGTGAATCCCTCATTGCCACCGGCGTGGTGCTGTTCATCTTTATCCTCATTATCAACCTGCTGTTTTCCATTCTCAAGAAGAGGGTTATCAAATGA
- the pstA gene encoding phosphate ABC transporter permease PstA, with protein sequence MIGYYKRSPLSLFLRILVTLAIAITVCSLGFLVLYILVKGIPFLKPSLFSLTYTSENVSFLPSILNTVIIVLGSLLVAGPLGICAAIYTVEYARRGNKIVGLVRLTTETLSGIPSIIYGLFGMLFFVTALHLGYSLVSGILTISIMILPLVMRTTEEALRAVPDSYREGSYGLGAGKLRTVLSVILPAAVPGILAGVILAVGRVVGETAALIYTAGTVADFPKGIFSSGRTLSVHMYELSREGFHTGEAYATSVILILVVLLINWISNNFAKKIGKT encoded by the coding sequence ATGATCGGATACTATAAGCGTTCGCCCCTTTCGCTGTTCCTGAGAATCCTCGTGACCCTAGCTATTGCCATTACGGTTTGTTCCCTGGGGTTCCTGGTCCTCTATATATTGGTGAAGGGTATTCCTTTCTTGAAACCCTCCCTGTTTTCCCTGACCTATACTTCGGAGAACGTGTCTTTCCTGCCCTCCATCCTGAATACGGTTATCATCGTGTTAGGCTCCCTCCTGGTGGCAGGCCCCCTGGGAATCTGTGCCGCCATCTATACGGTGGAATACGCCCGTCGCGGAAACAAGATCGTGGGACTGGTGCGGCTCACTACCGAAACCCTTTCCGGAATCCCCTCCATTATCTACGGCCTTTTCGGAATGCTGTTCTTCGTGACCGCCCTGCACCTGGGATATTCCCTGGTCTCCGGTATCTTGACTATTTCCATCATGATTTTGCCCCTGGTCATGCGCACCACCGAAGAGGCCCTGCGGGCAGTTCCGGATAGCTATCGCGAAGGTTCCTACGGCCTCGGGGCAGGTAAGCTCCGTACCGTGTTGTCGGTAATCTTACCGGCGGCCGTTCCGGGAATCCTTGCAGGCGTAATCCTTGCGGTGGGCCGCGTGGTGGGGGAGACTGCCGCCCTTATCTATACGGCAGGTACGGTGGCGGATTTCCCCAAGGGAATATTCTCTTCGGGTAGGACCCTGTCTGTTCACATGTACGAACTTTCTCGAGAAGGTTTCCATACCGGCGAGGCCTACGCCACCTCGGTCATCCTCATTCTAGTGGTCCTTCTCATCAACTGGATTTCTAACAATTTTGCAAAGAAAATCGGGAAAACCTAA
- the pstB gene encoding phosphate ABC transporter ATP-binding protein PstB, translated as MTPNEKISIRGMDLYYGNFHALKDVNLNIMPNEIMAFIGPSGCGKSTLLKSLNRMNDLVEGCKITGHILLDGQDIYGKMDPNILRKRVGMVFQKPNPFPMSIYDNIAYGPRTHGIRNKAELDEIVENSLRNSGVWVELKDRLKKNALGLSGGQQQRLCIARALAVSPEVLLMDEPTSALDPISTSIIEDLVLELKKDYTIVMVTHNMQQATRVSDRTAFFLLGEVIEVNKTETLFSLPKDKRTEDYITGRFG; from the coding sequence ATGACCCCTAACGAAAAAATTTCTATTCGCGGCATGGACCTGTACTACGGTAATTTCCATGCGCTGAAAGACGTGAACCTTAACATTATGCCCAACGAGATCATGGCCTTTATCGGGCCCTCCGGCTGCGGCAAGAGCACCCTGCTCAAGTCATTGAACCGTATGAACGATCTGGTGGAAGGTTGCAAGATTACGGGCCACATCCTCCTGGATGGTCAGGATATTTACGGGAAAATGGACCCCAACATTCTCCGGAAAAGGGTGGGCATGGTGTTCCAGAAACCCAATCCCTTCCCCATGAGCATCTACGACAATATCGCCTACGGCCCCAGGACCCACGGTATCCGCAACAAGGCGGAACTGGACGAAATCGTGGAAAATTCCTTGCGGAATTCCGGTGTGTGGGTCGAGTTGAAGGATCGCTTGAAAAAGAACGCTCTAGGCCTTTCCGGCGGTCAGCAGCAAAGGCTCTGCATTGCCCGTGCTCTGGCGGTTTCGCCGGAAGTGCTCCTGATGGATGAACCCACCAGCGCCTTGGACCCCATTTCCACCTCCATTATCGAGGACCTGGTTCTGGAACTCAAGAAGGACTACACTATCGTCATGGTGACCCATAACATGCAGCAGGCCACTCGCGTTTCCGACAGGACCGCCTTCTTCCTCTTGGGGGAAGTCATCGAAGTCAACAAGACAGAAACCCTGTTCTCGCTGCCCAAGGACAAGCGCACCGAGGACTACATTACCGGGAGATTTGGTTAA
- the phoU gene encoding phosphate signaling complex protein PhoU, translating to MRNRFDSQLEALNRGIIEMGALVEDSLKASIDALLAFDRETAKKIVVGDKEIDQKMKEIETLCLRLLLSQQPVARDLRLISASLKMVGDLERIGDQAADIAEIVAECTDLDGAPLKLAAIPPMGIDVLKMLAQSIDAFVRKDLKLAKIVIESDDDVDFLFRSAKRELVETIRKTESDAESIIHSIMIAKYLERIGDHAMNVAQWAIFAETGTHHGVSLLNGVDDFDDK from the coding sequence ATGAGAAACCGTTTTGATTCGCAACTGGAAGCCCTGAACAGGGGCATTATAGAAATGGGCGCCCTGGTGGAAGATTCCCTGAAGGCCTCCATCGACGCCTTGTTGGCCTTTGACCGCGAAACTGCCAAGAAGATTGTGGTGGGCGACAAGGAAATCGACCAGAAGATGAAGGAAATCGAGACCCTTTGCCTGCGGCTTTTGCTGAGTCAGCAGCCCGTAGCCCGGGACCTGCGCCTAATTTCGGCCTCCCTCAAGATGGTGGGGGACCTGGAACGCATTGGCGACCAGGCTGCAGATATTGCCGAAATCGTGGCGGAGTGTACAGACCTGGATGGGGCTCCCCTGAAACTGGCCGCCATTCCGCCCATGGGCATTGACGTGCTTAAGATGCTGGCCCAGAGTATCGATGCCTTTGTCCGTAAGGACTTGAAGCTGGCCAAGATTGTAATTGAAAGTGACGATGACGTGGATTTCCTTTTCCGCTCTGCCAAGCGTGAACTGGTGGAAACTATCAGGAAGACGGAAAGCGATGCCGAGAGCATTATCCATTCCATCATGATCGCTAAATACCTGGAACGCATCGGCGACCACGCCATGAACGTGGCCCAGTGGGCCATCTTTGCAGAAACCGGTACTCATCACGGTGTCAGCCTCTTGAACGGGGTCGACGATTTCGATGATAAGTAA